TTGGGGGCTGGATAATTGCCAGATGggcggcttataactgatccaaggctgaattggatttgccgcgtcagcaaagtcaaacAGGCGaacagacatttattttcttcaaacaaagtgactttggTGTGGTGATATCAATAACAAaaaccagggccgtagcagggggtgtggcacagggggcacgtgcccccaggaAATGAcaagaaggggcgtggctgtgccccccccccccccccaaaaaaaaaaaaatattttctaaatgttttgtATTGTGCCTCCCAATCTTACATAGGCGCCGattagggaagggggggggggggctgcacGTTTCAAAAATATGTAGGgcttataaataaaatttgagAATCCCTCTCATGGTTGACAGACAAAGCTGTCCGTTCAAATCAGTTGAACAAAACtaatacttcaaaatgttgTGAAAAATGACCGCTCCCttacaataacaaaaacagcaacagcaacgaGCAGTGACGGTGTGACGGTGATGGTCGTGAATGTACTGAAGATAGATCCCCGAGCGTGATTATTAACTTATTAACTGGATATGGCTCGGGAACCCATCATCATTACATTCACGACAATAGCGAATGtcataatttataataaggCAAAATCTGTTCCCTACCTTCCTTTTGACGGGGTAGAGACTGGGACCGAGTTTTGATCGCAGGCTCGCAAGTAATTTTCCATGTTGTAAAAATATAATTCGAAATGTCACAGAGAAATTTCCAATTTGTTCCAACGAGCTTTAGGCGATTAGCCTTAATCAGTAAAAAGCTTACTTGCAGGATAGCATTCAAAGAAGTTGAAAAAGGACTATATATAAGTTCATGTCAAGGTATGGTCATCTTAAATACGGCTTTAAGCCCTAGCCTCTTGTTTCCATTGACCCCCTTATATTCCCCGACATGCGGGGATTTTACCGGGCAGGGAGCTAAATGTCCgtgctttgttttgttttcgagcCCATATCCCCAGGGAGTTTTACTCTAATTGGACAGGGATAAAATAGACCCTGGAAAATGGCCGGAGAAATGGCGGTAAAAGACAAGATGGTGCTTCTATCTCCAATTAAAAAGGGTTTAATATGTGCCCTTGGGTGAGATAAAACTCCCCTGGTAGGCAGCGGAATTAGTTGGTCTACTTCTACCAGATGTTGTAATTTTCCtcgatttttattttgctgatTCAGCCCCTCACACTGATACCTGTCAACCCCTGAAAATCTCAATGCTTGagacttttttggggggaggggtggggtatattcatttttggggaggggtgggtataaccttgcaggcgttttccgtatagaaagctctcgcaaacaaatccacttatagattgACAAGTTAGATAAGTTGCGCTACACAAGggagttattgtttttaatattttaatagaaaataggcaaaatgatgcttttctatagaataatttttctgaagcgataaaaatcgctaaaatgcgggagatttggtgcttaACGTGGGAGAGCGGGaaaaggggtccaaaatcttgagactcctgtCTAAGGTCAGGTATTCCCAACCCTCCGGCAGCACCTTACAATAAGTAACGAACCAccaaggggaagggggaggatgTACCCCTGAGACTTGTTATTCAACAACAGTGTTATAAATttaatttggaaaaaaatgaaGGTGACTAAACCCCTATTTGTATCTTCAGACCTAAAGAatcctgtatttttttttgctcagtATTTATTTTGTCCTGAACAGGAGATTTTAACCTAAAAATCCTGGATATTTTTTCACTCAAACTGGGAGATCCTCCACCTCCAAGCTTTTATGATTTTTGTCAAATTATTGAGGTTTATTTAGTGCTAGAAATTGTAATACAAGGTACTGTCAATTCGCCTTATGGACACTATGCTATTAATGGGTGGGAAATGCAGTCAtcaacaaaaatacaatatttCCCATTATTGTGCATATCAAATTACAGTTCCTATGGTGCAATATTTAGACCTAATGGTGCAATACATAAGGtatattgttgttattttattgttatatatattacatgtttttattatttgcttGTATAGCAGGagaataaaacattaaatttGTTATGTAATCATtgttctaatctaatctattTAGATGATGTCAGCAGTAAACCAAGGAGTTTTAGCTCATATGTCAGCCCAGCTGGCGTCACATTTCACTTTGATACACACAAGCTAATCCTAAAACTTCAGGAGAATGGTAAGCATATAGCAGATTTTAGAATAGAAAGAAATATTgctaatagttttttttaatttaaacagGGAGAGCTATATATTTTGGCCTTGGGATTGAAAACTTTGTCTTGTATTTTATTGGGTGTAGAAATTTTTGTGGATATCTTTTGGATTTTTGCAAGTTTCTAGCACTAGCATTGAAGAATTGGGCTTTGTCAAATCCTCCTTTTTATATCTAAagctccccccatccccctgggtGTTAGTCCCGTAGGAGAATGCCATCAGGAATATGTGGAATATAtgaaaatattgctttcacacCCGGATACATGCAACCCATTTGTAAAATTGTTTTATATAAAGCAATCAATGTCAGTGAATCCTACTTTTGTGTGGCATTATTTTGAGGGctcaaaactattttttttctgtaacaagccactaacaataaaaaatgacttgatttgtttttgaagtttagaaaaataaataaatattatataatatttttgtttacaaaaatgattatttacgGAATACATAAATGAGAgtttagaaataaaaacaaaaacatgcctGGTCACTTTTACTGTAATTTTTGGTGATTACAGGGTTCTCTACACAACAAGCTGAATCAGTGACGTCCTGTTTGGTGGAAATCATCAATACAAGTATCAGTGGATTGGCCTCTAATACTTTGTCTACTCTTGACAAGGTAAACATCTCAAAATTAgtgtctagagaaaaaaaagataaatggTAGAGTGTAAAAGTCATACCTGAACAGATTTTGAAGAAGTGTACATGCGTCAACTAAGCAAAAATGGTTGTCTTTTGAATGTATTTTTGTTACAGCCACAAaagatatattttatataacaaTTTACAGCTATGAACTATCATTGGCAATATTTTTACCATGGTGTTTCTGTAACACAAGTATCTTTATGTGTGTGCATACTCACTGGCAATGGCAGTCGGTATCTTTTATAGTCAGCCTCTGTCTTTGTTTGAAAATCAAAGTCTGTACCACTAAGCCCTTGGCGAATTTCACAACAGATTTCACATTAGATTTCCTCATGTGCTatcatatttttgttttagcaTGAGGAAAAATCAAATGTATGTGCCGTCATGGACTCACTCCCATGTAAATCTAAAAGAAGGATAATCATACCACCATTTTATGTTCCCACTCAATCctacaaagcatccatttttaCCAGCTTACTCAAGCAAGCAACCAAGAAATGTGCATTCAAATATTGTTAATAACTTATCAGACTTTATTCTTAGattgatattttttgttgGTCTCTTGCTAATAAACCTTTGTATTTTTAATCATTAACAGTAACTAatgagtggttgatcgacattctttaaggctCTTATTACAGTCGCCTGCGTCCCCAAACCCCCACCCTCTTATTCAAGCAAACTCTgttgttttgtcttttataGGAAAGACTGGAGATGAAGTGGAAATCAACATATGATGAAGTTAGGTATAATATTTATACATTTTAAATGATTGTAtgtattaattattttacaattatGTATTGAACAGCTAAAATGAAACAGTTTCTATTTGCTTCTAAACACACTTTTTTAGCACCTCACCCCCTCCTTTCCTCTCCAAATCATTGTTTAGCTTTCACTCTTTGAGATTCCTATCAATAAAGATGTCTAGCTGAGGGCTGTTAGAAAACTTTCACAGTGATTAATGTGACCCTCTATTAATAaagattattgtattgtattggcTACCATTGTTTAGACTAATTTTCCATTTGGCATTTGTTTATCTGCAGAAATGAGATGTTTCTTCTTGAAAAAAGCAAGTTTGCCCAAGTCAAGGAGGAGAATGAGGTAATTATGTCTTTAATTAGAGGTTTTTTTAGCAGGTACTAAAAATCATTCAGTTCTTATtcaagtaatttttttttgttttttacaaaGATTCAAATTTTAGCAccatataaaacaaatattggtcTGAGAGTGTGAACAAATCCTAGATCCAAATATGTAAAGGAAGATATTTAGGCAGGAAAAGAGGGCTGGCTTTTAACCAGGATATCTCAACTAGCTTgtatgaaatgaaataaattcTTGTAAGCTAGGACAAAACGTAAAAATTAACATATGCTATTAGAGAAAATAACTTATCCTAAATAAAGCAGTTTGGGTGTGATCAACAGCTGTTTAaacccctaagagatggcaaaAAATACAGGGCATAATCACAAACCTTTTGCCCTgcatcaatttttttaatatatagtTATATATTAATTAGTTACTGTATATAGAAAGGGTATCATATTTCGTGAGCATTTTTTTGATCTGTGTTCACTTGCATGGACTCTATATCATACAACTCTTATCTGATTTGCCCAAACAAACCTTTGTCTATGGTTGATGCATTGTTTGAAGGTTATCACTATTGGAACCTTTTCTAGTGCAATAGTAAATCGAGTTATTCCTGATTCATAACCAACTTGAAACACTTATCATGGCATAGCAGACTTTTTTATGAGGATTTACCTTAATTCCCTGGATGATCAggctatttatttttatggtgTATTCTATTTTGTTACTCACAGaaattgaaagaaaaagtaaAATCATTGGAGCAATTTATGCAGGTAAACAATTATTTGACAGCTACCATACACTAGGGAAGCAAAAGGCAATGTCATTTAAACAAGGACctgcactataaaagggcctgGACCAGGTCCGTGAAAGACTTAGTTGTCGGTAAACTGCCACGTGGTGAGGAGCTCCGGAGTTTAGTCAAGCGTGTCTTGTTTGCCCACGAGGAGCGAAACCCAAACTCAACTTTTGAAGCGCTTTTAGCGCCTTTTTCTTACTcggtttattttctcttggcTACTGACAATAAATAACCAACCAAAAGAGCAGGAATGTGCAGTAAAAATTAGTTCAAATTATTAACGATAACACAACTAAAAGTCTCACTACCAACAGAATTTTACTGCGTTTTGTCATCTTGAAGTTTGAAGGTTTGTGCAAAGCAAAAGATCATGGAAACTGCTAATTTATCATTCTCAAATGACAAGGGGTGAGCTCATCCTTGCAAACCAATAAAATTATTCTGACAAGCAGATTTGGGAATCGCCACAACCACAAATTTTTATAATGTACTCTGCCTTGCAAATTGAatttagagtggttttcataaacctgtgaaacaaagtgtgatatcAAGAGTGTAATAgtcagtaaaacacaaaagagaacaatagaatcagatcacaataaagtgtaatacgctaaagtgtagttcacgagctaatgaaaatcactctaATAAACTTTATAACGGCATATAGAAAACAAGAGACTTCCCTGAcgccgaaacatcgtatgacaactaaacttgttatgtgtcatgtagatgtgGGGGGAAGAGGTATAACAAGTTggtcgcgtgatctgtgaaatcgttgacaACGtctaaaacagaaatataataatatttaatatttcttaaattattaagcaaaaatttggagctccgcttttaggcaatgccttaatctatatattttgaattttgcTATCCGTTCACAGGATGAGATGCAAAAAATGAAAGGAAGTATTCGACTTGACATGAGTCTCGAAAAAAGCAGGAGGAGCGAGGAGGTTAGATACTAGCCATATgacttttatttttacttttttatggACGGGCGTATCTAAAAATACACCAGCCCAAGGCTTTACACCTCACATATCCATGATGATGTAGCTGACACCTTGACATATCCATGGTGATGCATGCTAGTGGACATGTTTCCATGGTGATGCAGACTGATGGCTATACATTATCCATGGCGACGTATGCTGATGGCTACATGTATCCCTTAGCGACGCACACTGATTGGTATCTGGTGCTGATGTAAATTGATGGACGTGTATCAATGGTGATACACATTGATAGATATGTATCCATGGTGATGCAAGTTGATGGACACGTACCCATGGTGATGGCCATTGATCAAAATTATACATGCAAATGCTTATGGATTCATTGTGATTTAAATTAACCTGTTTTGTCCTTTTTTTCAGCTAGCAATTCGCGACCAGCGCATCAAGGACAATGGCAATAAGATTGAGACAGAGGTATTCAGCAAATAATGAAGTTTTTGAACCTTTGAGCTATGAAACCTGTGTAGAACATTGTTTAAACCACAAACACAATTTTCAAAACAGCTTTTCAATACTTGGAATGAAAGTCTGTGTAGCACTTTTTTTGATAACAGACATCACAGTCCGGTCGCTTAGTGTTTCAATCTATAAAtagcggacaaaagcaccaaacttggcataaagatAGCAAAGAGGATGCTAATAAATACtgagaccggtgcccaccggtacAACTTGAGGATTTTGTGTAATAACGgaataaaaattagaaaaaaatgcgtCCAtcacgggctccctgtggtgaaATATAATAGTATTTGTTAATATTTCAAGACAAAACTGTCGTCGGCTGCattaaaatgatttatttaAGACCCAATCTCCCTcacggttatccaagatggcggcttatATTGGCACTGTATATATGCTGTAAGTACCTCATAAAATCACGTATTTTAGGTAAAAAAAGCTCATTCTTTATGTATCAAGGACGTCAAATGTCTATAACCTACTAAATATGAAATTTTGTCttgattttaaatttatttcttcTAAATCTGCGATTAATCGCaattatcgggtattttgacGTTtgctaaaataaaaagaggtaGAGATGGATTTAATAAGGAGGATTTGTAAGTGTCTGTCGACTAGACACCAAAGACCAATAAGATGCTTTAGATATGCCTCCTTAATCAAAGTTATTAGGTTGTGATTCTTTTCTTGAGAATATTAGAGGATTTGGATGTTCTGCAAAAGAAACATCTTCGTAGGAACTCTTTGTCGCGCAAATAGCGCAAAATGGCACAGGAATTGTCACAAATTTGCGGTATTAATGCTCGAAAGCACTTTTAAAATAAGCTGACCAGCAGaggcactacgaaaaaaaaagtgcTTATTGCTCCCTACGTGTGCATCATAGTGATGAATCGCCGCACCAATAGAGGACTATTTTATTATCCTAAAGATGTCTTAATGATGACCTCAGGGATGGAAAGGGCCGTGGAGCataagaaaaggaaaggtATCCAGGAAGCGAGAGAGGA
The DNA window shown above is from Nematostella vectensis chromosome 15, jaNemVect1.1, whole genome shotgun sequence and carries:
- the LOC5503021 gene encoding mitochondrial calcium uniporter regulator 1 isoform X1, coding for MSQRNFQFVPTSFRRLALISKKLTCRIAFKEVEKGLYISSCQDDVSSKPRSFSSYVSPAGVTFHFDTHKLILKLQENGFSTQQAESVTSCLVEIINTSISGLASNTLSTLDKERLEMKWKSTYDEVRNEMFLLEKSKFAQVKEENEKLKEKVKSLEQFMQDEMQKMKGSIRLDMSLEKSRRSEELAIRDQRIKDNGNKIETEIAKLGTQMETQKLDLIKYLVGSMVSCTTLMLAIWRIFKS
- the LOC5503021 gene encoding mitochondrial calcium uniporter regulator 1 isoform X2, with product MSQRNFQFVPTSFRRLALISKKLTCRIAFKEVEKGLYISSCQDDVSSKPRSFSSYVSPAGVTFHFDTHKLILKLQENGFSTQQAESVTSCLVEIINTSISGLASNTLSTLDKERLEMKWKSTYDEVRNEMFLLEKSKFAQVKEENEKLKEKVKSLEQFMQDEMQKMKGSIRLDMSLEKSRRSEEQFATSASRTMAIRLRQRSLNLVLKWKPRNWTL
- the LOC5503021 gene encoding mitochondrial calcium uniporter regulator 1 isoform X3, with translation MSQRNFQFVPTSFRRLALISKKLTCRIAFKEVEKGLYISSCQDDVSSKPRSFSSYVSPAGVTFHFDTHKLILKLQENGFSTQQAESVTSCLVEIINTSISGLASNTLSTLDKERLEMKWKSTYDEVRNEMFLLEKSKFAQVKEENEDEMQKMKGSIRLDMSLEKSRRSEEQFATSASRTMAIRLRQRSLNLVLKWKPRNWTL